Proteins encoded by one window of Tunturibacter psychrotolerans:
- the rfbC gene encoding dTDP-4-dehydrorhamnose 3,5-epimerase, whose protein sequence is MIFQEAALGGVFEISLERKVDERGFFARSWCRQEFEQHGLNSNLAQCSVSFNSKKGTLRGMHYQLDGYAEAKLVRCTKGAIYDVAVDMRPGSTTFKQWTGTELTATNQRALYIPEGCAHGFLTLEDETEVFYQISEPYHPESARGVRWNDPAFGIVWPGPVAVISDRDLIYPDFGPT, encoded by the coding sequence ATGATCTTTCAAGAAGCCGCGCTTGGCGGCGTTTTCGAAATCTCGCTCGAACGGAAAGTTGATGAGCGGGGCTTTTTTGCTCGTTCATGGTGCAGGCAAGAATTTGAACAACACGGGTTAAATTCGAATCTCGCGCAATGTAGTGTCTCCTTCAACTCAAAGAAGGGCACGTTGCGAGGCATGCACTACCAATTGGATGGGTATGCCGAGGCGAAGTTGGTGCGCTGCACCAAAGGCGCGATCTACGATGTGGCGGTCGATATGCGACCAGGTTCAACAACGTTTAAGCAGTGGACTGGAACTGAACTGACAGCGACAAACCAACGTGCTCTCTACATACCGGAGGGTTGCGCGCATGGATTTTTGACGCTGGAGGATGAGACGGAGGTCTTCTATCAGATATCGGAGCCCTATCATCCAGAATCGGCTCGTGGCGTGCGATGGAACGATCCGGCATTTGGGATTGTCTGGCCTGGACCGGTTGCAGTCATTTCTGATCGTGACCTAATCTACCCAGACTTCGGGCCAACGTGA
- a CDS encoding DUF4910 domain-containing protein, with amino-acid sequence MISLLQRFEQQTLAESGQKLHQFAAELYPICRSITGDGIRRTLAMIGDRIPLQISEVATGTAVFDWTVPKEWNIRDAYIKDSAGRRVVDFRENNLHVLNYSTPIHATLSLSKLKEHLFTLPEHPDRIPYRTSYYSPKWGFCLTHKQMLALDEDGYEVCIDTTVEDGYLTYGESYLPGQSSEEVLFSVHSCHPSLANDNLSGLTVATSLARLLADIDRRYSYRFLFIPGTIGAITWLAQNTEASKRVRHGLVLTCVGDAGGFHYKRSRRGDAEIDRAAAHVLRHCEEPAEVLDFSPYGYDERQYCSPGFNLPVGCLMRSVWGTFSEYHTSADNLDFIQPDSLAKSLRACVAIVNVLEDNRRYVNQSPYCEPQLGKRNLYRTTGGDSIGTEINARLWVLNLSDGGHSLLDIAERSNIPFFIISEAARILCEAGLLSPSLND; translated from the coding sequence GTGATCAGCCTACTGCAACGGTTCGAACAACAAACGCTGGCGGAAAGTGGTCAGAAGTTACACCAATTCGCTGCGGAGCTTTATCCAATATGCCGGAGCATCACTGGAGATGGCATACGGCGCACACTCGCTATGATTGGAGATAGAATCCCGCTCCAGATTTCGGAGGTGGCTACCGGAACTGCAGTATTTGATTGGACGGTTCCGAAGGAATGGAACATTCGGGACGCTTATATTAAAGATTCCGCGGGCCGGCGAGTAGTGGATTTCAGGGAGAACAACCTGCATGTGTTGAATTACAGCACGCCGATTCACGCTACGTTATCACTCAGCAAATTGAAAGAACATCTATTCACACTGCCGGAGCATCCTGACCGAATCCCCTATCGCACGTCATACTATAGCCCTAAATGGGGGTTCTGTCTGACTCACAAGCAAATGTTAGCTCTTGATGAGGACGGGTACGAGGTATGCATCGACACGACGGTTGAAGACGGGTATTTGACTTATGGAGAAAGTTACCTACCTGGGCAATCAAGCGAGGAAGTACTATTCTCCGTGCATTCATGCCATCCGTCACTCGCGAATGACAATCTGTCAGGTTTGACCGTTGCGACTTCCCTAGCGCGGTTGTTAGCGGACATCGATCGGCGCTACTCGTACCGTTTTTTATTCATTCCTGGAACGATCGGCGCGATAACATGGTTAGCGCAAAACACGGAAGCATCCAAACGGGTGCGGCATGGATTGGTACTGACATGCGTGGGAGATGCCGGGGGATTTCATTACAAAAGGAGTCGGCGTGGAGATGCTGAAATTGATCGCGCAGCGGCACACGTTTTGCGACACTGCGAAGAACCTGCCGAAGTACTCGATTTTTCTCCCTACGGCTATGATGAGCGGCAGTACTGTTCGCCTGGATTTAATCTCCCGGTCGGCTGTTTGATGAGAAGCGTATGGGGAACCTTCTCTGAATATCACACTTCTGCTGATAACCTCGATTTCATCCAACCGGATTCATTGGCCAAATCTCTTCGGGCATGCGTGGCGATTGTGAATGTCCTGGAGGACAATCGCCGATACGTCAATCAAAGCCCTTACTGTGAGCCACAACTCGGAAAGCGAAATCTCTACAGGACTACAGGCGGGGATTCTATCGGGACGGAGATCAATGCCAGGCTTTGGGTACTCAATCTTTCCGATGGTGGCCATTCGCTATTGGATATTGCTGAGCGATCTAATATACCGTTCTTCATCATAAGTGAAGCCGCGCGAATATTATGCGAAGCTGGCCTCTTGTCTCCCTCGCTTAACGATTGA